One Denticeps clupeoides chromosome 3, fDenClu1.1, whole genome shotgun sequence DNA window includes the following coding sequences:
- the c21h18orf32 gene encoding UPF0729 protein C18orf32 homolog has translation MVCIPCIVIPVLLWVYKRFLEPIIYPFISPVINRFWSKKAVQESATSNATCKTECTANAANGAAATTPPDKKTD, from the exons ATGGTCTGCATTCCGTGCATCGTCATTCCAGTGCTCCTCTGGGTTTATAAAAGGTTTCTGGAGCCCATAATCTACCCATTCATATCTCCAGTTATCAATCGCTTCTGGTCAAAGAAAGCGGTTCAGGAGAGTGCAACGAGTAACGCAACCTGTAAG ACGGAATGCActgcaaatgctgcaaatggagcagcagcaacaacaccaCCAGATAAAAAAACTGATTAA